A segment of the Tissierella sp. genome:
TTTGTACAGATGGCATATAATTTAACAGATATGATGTGGCTAGGTAGACTTAGCACCAAGGCTGTAGCAGGGGCAGGCACTGCAGGATTTTTTATGTGGTTTGGTATGTCTCTTGTATTGATTTCTCAAATAGGAGTAAGCGTTGGAGTATCACAAGCCTATGGAAGAGGGGATATGGATGATGCAAGGGAATATATTTCTAATGGTATTAAATTAGATATTTTTATTGGGATTTTATATTCATTGGCACTAGTAGTATTTAGCCATCAAGCAATTGGATTTTTTAAATTAGGGGATCCAGAGACTATTCAATTGGCAGTAGATTATTTGATAATAGTGGCATGTGGATTTATATTTCATTTTATTAATCCTATATATTCTGCCATTTTTAATGCGTCGGGGAATAGTATTACACCATTCGTTATAAATTCCATAGGATTAGTTGCAAACATAGTATTAGATCCTGTACTAATTTTTGGTTTTGGCTTTATACCAGCGATGGGGATAAAAGGTGCAGCCTTAGCTACTGTAATGGCTCAGATCATAGTTACATTGATTTACATAATTGTGTCAAGAAAAAATAAAGTATTGTTTTCTCATTTACATTTGTTTAGCTTACCAAAGAAAAGTTATCTAAAAAGGATAATTAAATTAGGATTTCCAGCATTTTTACAATCTGGAACCCATGCATCAATATCAATGATACTAACGAAGATATTGGCACAATGGGGGCCAATACCAGTAGCTGTATCATCTATAGGTTCCCAAATAGAATCGATATCTTGGATGACAGCGGAAGGATTTTCTACTGCAATATCTGCCTTTGTAGGTCAGAACTATGGAGCTAAAAACTATGATAGGGTAAAAGAAGGATATTATAAAGGTCTTAGAATAGTTGGTGCAATAGGTATATTTGCATCTGCTTTACTTATCTTTGCAGGAGAACCTTTATTTAAGTTATTTACTCCGGAGGATGAGATAGCTATTGCACAAGGAGTAAAATATTTGAGAATACTAGGTTTTTCCCAATTTTTTATAACTATTGAAATAGCATCTGCAGGAGCATTTAATGGTATAGGAAGGACACAAATACCAGCAGCAACAGGGATTGTACTAAATGCTTTAAGAATTCCAGGAGCTTTACTTTTATCTGCTACTGTATTAGGAATGACTGGAGTATGGTGGAGTATGAGCATCAGTACCATATTTAAAGGAATCATATTGACTAGCCTTTTTATATATGCTATGAAAAAGGGCTTACATAAAAAATAAGTTTAAAATTTGGTGCCAGGCACCAAATTTTAAACTTATTGTAGGCTATTTACTTTTCTGGCAGCTACTACATCTACGCCTGTGTCTAATATATTTGCAATAATTATTTGATCCTTTTCCACAGGAGCTGTGACTTCAGTTATTTGAATAATCTTCATACACTCATCAACTAAATTCTCTGGGATTATTCCATTGGTTTTAACTGGTAGTCTACCCATAGGACCATTTTTAAGCAATACTCTTGAGGTAAGCACCCTAGAAGGCTGTGTTACTTCTTGGATAGCATAGTCTCTTCCTCTATTGCATCTATTCCCTTCAACTGAATATTGAGATGCTTTAGTTTTATCTTCAATTACCCTCAAGTCACATCCCACAGGGCAAACCTTGCATTTTTTATTTATTGTATTCATTGATCTACCTCCATCTAAAATTATAACACAAATATAAAAATACTCCACTGAAATGGTAGCAATAGTGAGTTATTGGGGTATAATAATCAAAGGAAGAATTTTACATATTTATTTATTGAGGGGTTTTCTATATGATATCTACATTTGAAGTAATAGCAAGGCTTATATTATCTGCCATAATGGGTGGGTTGATAGGTACTGAGAGAGAAGTAAATAATAGGCCAGCTGGACTTAGGACCCATGTATTAGTTACATTAGGGTCAGCATTAATAATGCTCGTTTCTATTGATGGATTTTCTAATCTCGGAAATGGAAGTGCAGATCCTTCAAGACTAGCAGCTCAGGTAGTTAGTGGAATAGGCTTTCTTGGAGCGGGAACAATAATGAGAACTGGTAACAATATTAAAGGTTTAACTACAGCTGCATCCTTGTGGGTTAGTGCTGGTATAGGCCTTGCAATTGGTGCAGGATATTATTTAGGGGCAATAATAACAGCAGCTATTGTTCTAATTACATTAATGAGTTTGGGCAGCTTTGAAAAAAGAATGTTAAGCAAAAAATTTAGAACCATAGAAGTTATTGGTACAAACAGACCAGGACTTATTGGTCATTTAGGAACTTTATTCGGTAAATATTATGTTTCCATCAAAGATATATCTATATTAGATAACGAATATCAATCTGGTGAAGATGATGGGATTATGAAAGTA
Coding sequences within it:
- a CDS encoding DUF1667 domain-containing protein codes for the protein MNTINKKCKVCPVGCDLRVIEDKTKASQYSVEGNRCNRGRDYAIQEVTQPSRVLTSRVLLKNGPMGRLPVKTNGIIPENLVDECMKIIQITEVTAPVEKDQIIIANILDTGVDVVAARKVNSLQ
- a CDS encoding MgtC/SapB family protein, whose product is MISTFEVIARLILSAIMGGLIGTEREVNNRPAGLRTHVLVTLGSALIMLVSIDGFSNLGNGSADPSRLAAQVVSGIGFLGAGTIMRTGNNIKGLTTAASLWVSAGIGLAIGAGYYLGAIITAAIVLITLMSLGSFEKRMLSKKFRTIEVIGTNRPGLIGHLGTLFGKYYVSIKDISILDNEYQSGEDDGIMKVRFLVKLPGSFSISNFYREIYQIHGVISVVFEGEKIPPNNIKDSFFIDDKDKN
- a CDS encoding MATE family efflux transporter, producing MKNNINLTQGNISSTLTKLALPIMGTSFVQMAYNLTDMMWLGRLSTKAVAGAGTAGFFMWFGMSLVLISQIGVSVGVSQAYGRGDMDDAREYISNGIKLDIFIGILYSLALVVFSHQAIGFFKLGDPETIQLAVDYLIIVACGFIFHFINPIYSAIFNASGNSITPFVINSIGLVANIVLDPVLIFGFGFIPAMGIKGAALATVMAQIIVTLIYIIVSRKNKVLFSHLHLFSLPKKSYLKRIIKLGFPAFLQSGTHASISMILTKILAQWGPIPVAVSSIGSQIESISWMTAEGFSTAISAFVGQNYGAKNYDRVKEGYYKGLRIVGAIGIFASALLIFAGEPLFKLFTPEDEIAIAQGVKYLRILGFSQFFITIEIASAGAFNGIGRTQIPAATGIVLNALRIPGALLLSATVLGMTGVWWSMSISTIFKGIILTSLFIYAMKKGLHKK